A stretch of the Desulfobacter sp. genome encodes the following:
- a CDS encoding IS630 family transposase, with product MTGYRERSDSKRKAYLRLRERYIRRCKTFVYVDESGFSPYTTRRYGYALKGQRVHGLIAGTKHPRTSLIAARIEYSFEEPFLFQGTCNADIFNAWIEHQLSPHLNDNHIVVMDNASFHKGEETKYLIERTGAALLFLPPYSPDLNPIEHDFAALKTIREYNENETIDEIIRMYK from the coding sequence GTGAACGTTATATACGTCGTTGCAAAACGTTTGTTTATGTTGATGAAAGCGGCTTTTCGCCTTATACAACTCGTCGCTATGGATATGCTCTCAAAGGGCAGCGTGTTCATGGTTTGATTGCAGGAACAAAGCACCCTCGAACGTCTTTGATTGCTGCCCGCATCGAATATAGTTTTGAAGAACCATTTTTGTTTCAGGGAACATGCAATGCGGATATCTTTAATGCTTGGATCGAACACCAGTTGAGTCCACATCTGAACGATAATCATATCGTTGTGATGGATAACGCATCCTTCCACAAGGGCGAAGAAACCAAATATTTGATAGAAAGAACTGGTGCAGCTCTTTTGTTTTTGCCCCCGTATTCACCGGATCTCAATCCGATTGAACACGATTTTGCGGCCCTAAAAACCATCCGTGAATACAATGAAAACGAAACGATTGATGAAATTATCAGGATGTATAAATAA
- a CDS encoding transporter substrate-binding domain-containing protein — protein sequence MLTDGKIQGIAIDYLTQIFGVHGIKIKYVHSSEVTWPQALEYIKQHEVVDLVPTVKITEKRQKDMIFTDEYIFAPWVIFTRSDADFVSSMKDLKGKTIAVEEGYAMHLILKQNYPDIKLKVVSARRENFAQIPIRDLSTGLADAYIGNLLSTTYTIQTKGYTNIKVAAPTPFGNHNQAMGIRSDWPELASIINKTLASMRSEEHAAILNKWLSVRYEYGIDKNYVLKWVLTVTGIALVLIGFVLVWNKQLRNEAISRKKMETALKDSESKFKALFNNAQVALFRTRISDGKLLEINQRYANMAGYQTVEDCMAEFNAADAWADAGQRTKLVETLKKNGFVLDHETKIIRRDKVAFWIAFSATIYPEKGYIEGSIVDITQRKHAEERFFNSRQLLNEVGSIAKIGGWEHDLITREVTWTRETYKIVEIESGGSLMTLCPVFRQRSEKFLITPMVQPLPTASNLILNSGRLRQRDGTYGSVLSAARSIKTGSA from the coding sequence ATGCTGACTGATGGAAAAATTCAGGGCATTGCCATAGATTATCTGACACAGATATTTGGTGTTCACGGTATTAAAATCAAATATGTTCATAGCTCTGAAGTAACCTGGCCCCAAGCACTTGAATATATAAAACAGCATGAGGTTGTGGACCTGGTTCCAACCGTAAAAATTACTGAAAAGCGCCAAAAAGATATGATTTTTACCGATGAGTATATCTTTGCTCCATGGGTTATATTCACCCGGTCAGATGCGGACTTTGTCAGTTCAATGAAGGATTTAAAAGGGAAAACCATTGCTGTTGAAGAGGGGTATGCAATGCACCTGATTTTGAAACAAAATTATCCTGACATCAAGCTGAAAGTGGTTTCAGCCAGGCGGGAAAATTTTGCTCAAATCCCCATTAGAGATCTGTCCACAGGCTTGGCTGACGCCTATATCGGCAACCTCTTATCAACCACCTATACCATACAGACCAAAGGATACACAAATATAAAGGTGGCCGCCCCCACCCCGTTTGGCAATCACAACCAGGCCATGGGCATACGCTCTGACTGGCCGGAACTGGCCAGCATCATCAATAAAACACTGGCTTCCATGAGATCGGAGGAACATGCCGCCATTTTGAACAAGTGGCTTTCTGTCCGGTATGAATACGGTATAGATAAAAATTATGTATTAAAATGGGTGTTGACTGTCACGGGAATTGCTCTGGTTCTAATCGGCTTTGTTCTGGTCTGGAATAAACAGCTTAGAAATGAGGCCATTTCCCGTAAAAAAATGGAGACTGCTTTAAAGGATAGTGAATCCAAATTCAAGGCATTGTTTAACAATGCCCAGGTTGCCCTGTTCAGGACCAGGATTTCAGACGGGAAACTGCTTGAAATCAATCAGCGATATGCCAACATGGCCGGGTATCAAACGGTTGAGGACTGCATGGCCGAGTTTAATGCTGCCGATGCCTGGGCTGATGCCGGCCAAAGAACAAAACTTGTGGAAACCCTGAAAAAAAATGGATTTGTCCTTGATCATGAAACTAAAATCATTCGCAGGGATAAGGTTGCTTTCTGGATCGCTTTTTCTGCTACGATTTATCCTGAAAAGGGGTATATCGAAGGCTCAATCGTTGACATCACCCAACGCAAGCATGCAGAAGAACGTTTTTTTAACAGCCGGCAGCTGCTCAATGAGGTGGGGAGTATTGCCAAAATCGGTGGATGGGAACATGACCTTATTACCCGTGAGGTCACCTGGACACGCGAGACCTATAAAATTGTTGAGATTGAATCCGGGGGGTCCCTGATGACCCTTTGTCCTGTTTTCCGCCAAAGGAGCGAAAAATTTTTGATAACGCCTATGGTTCAGCCATTGCCGACAGCCAGCAATTTGATCTTAAACTCAGGGCGGTTACGGCAAAGGGACGGCACCTATGGGTCCGTGTTGTCGGCCGCCCGGAGTATAAAGACGGGGTCTGCGTAA
- a CDS encoding response regulator: MQLQQAQKMESIGRLAGGVAHDYNNISSIIIGYSELALEQVSQEDPLHKDLLEILTAANRSTKITRQLLAFARKQTVDPKVLDLNDTIGGLLKMFRRLIGEDIDLVWQPGKEVWPVKIDPTQIDQIIANVGINARDAIADVGKITIETKNIYFDANYCADHAGFVPGEYLLLAVSDNGSGIEPDIMDNIFEPFFTTKGLGKGTGLGLSTVYGIVKQNNGFINVYSEPDKGTTVRIFLPRHDGRAVKAFSDENKDIPLSRGETVLMVEDDGSILKLGKRMLRELGYVVLSASSPLEAVALAEKEAGHLNLLITDVVMPEMNGRELSEKLKSLWPDLKILFMSGYTADVIAHRGVLDHGVFFISKPFSKKEMAVKVREVLDSEDA, encoded by the coding sequence ATGCAGCTACAGCAAGCCCAAAAAATGGAATCCATCGGCCGGTTAGCAGGAGGCGTTGCTCATGACTACAACAATATTTCCAGCATTATTATTGGGTATTCTGAGTTGGCCCTGGAACAGGTAAGCCAGGAAGACCCGCTTCATAAAGACCTTCTGGAAATTTTAACAGCCGCAAACCGTTCAACAAAAATTACCCGGCAATTGCTGGCCTTTGCCCGCAAGCAGACCGTTGATCCCAAGGTCCTTGACCTGAACGATACCATCGGCGGTCTGCTCAAAATGTTTCGCCGGCTGATCGGTGAAGATATTGACTTGGTCTGGCAGCCTGGAAAGGAGGTATGGCCGGTGAAAATTGATCCGACCCAGATTGACCAGATCATTGCAAATGTAGGTATTAATGCCCGGGACGCCATTGCTGACGTGGGCAAGATTACCATTGAAACTAAAAATATTTATTTTGATGCAAACTATTGTGCTGACCATGCCGGGTTTGTTCCCGGCGAGTATCTGCTGCTTGCTGTGAGCGACAATGGCAGCGGGATAGAACCCGATATTATGGATAATATTTTTGAACCCTTTTTCACCACCAAGGGGCTGGGCAAAGGCACCGGACTTGGGCTCTCTACAGTATATGGTATTGTCAAACAGAACAATGGATTCATCAATGTATACAGTGAGCCGGACAAAGGGACAACCGTCAGGATTTTTCTGCCCCGCCATGACGGCCGGGCGGTCAAAGCGTTTAGCGACGAGAACAAAGATATCCCCTTGAGCCGGGGTGAGACGGTCTTGATGGTTGAAGACGACGGGTCTATCCTGAAACTTGGGAAAAGAATGCTCCGGGAACTCGGGTATGTGGTCTTGTCTGCTTCCAGCCCATTGGAGGCGGTGGCCTTAGCTGAAAAAGAAGCGGGCCACCTCAACCTTTTAATAACGGATGTGGTCATGCCGGAAATGAATGGCCGGGAGCTGTCCGAAAAGCTTAAAAGTCTTTGGCCTGATCTCAAAATTCTTTTCATGTCCGGTTATACTGCTGATGTTATTGCCCATCGGGGGGTGCTGGACCATGGTGTCTTTTTCATCTCAAAACCTTTTTCTAAAAAAGAGATGGCCGTTAAGGTCAGAGAGGTCTTGGATAGTGAAGATGCCTGA